The window TGAAATTCCGAAGCCGGGTCTCAGTTCTTGCAACTTCTTGATGCCCTCTTCTGCATCGGGCACTTGCTTCTTTACGAGCAGCCAGGCGAGCACGATGGAACCGGTTCTGCCGTGACCGAGTGCGCAGTGGACAAACAGGTTCCCGCACCGCCGGCGTTCCGCGAGCCATTTCAAGGCAATCCGCAAGTTTGCTGCGCTGACCGGCAGGCCGTCGAGTAGGGGCAACGATTTGTAGTCTGCGGTTGGTACCCACACCCGCGAAAACTCCGCCGCCAGATCGAGTACACCAGCAAATTCAACAGGCAGTTGCGACGCTTCGCGCTTGGTGAGACGCCGACCAAACCACAGCCCCGGTGCAAACTCAGCAATCGCTGGCTGCTTGCGATTGAGTAGCCGGGCAATCCCCAGGCTCAGTCTGATCAGCAGGAAATAGCAAACCCAGCGGTTCCAGGCCAATTTCTCAAACGTCCCATCGTCCAGCTTGCCAAACCAGCGAGGCTGATCACACGCATAGGTTAACCCCACACCTGCAAAGGTAAGGGCCAGAATTGCCAAGGGAACTTGAACGAGCCCGTTCGCGCCAAAAGGGATTGCGACACCCAAGATGGCTGCCAACAGCAAGAACAAGATCGGGTACTTCATCGCTCAATCGCCGCTTCGCAAAACGTCAGCGCCGCAATGCCGTTTGCGCCGATCAGCAGGTTGTCCGGGTTCCAGGCCGCGCTGTCGAGATAAGTGACTTGCGTCGCCTTGCTCGGAGCTTTCAACTTCAGCGTCAGCTTGTTGCCAACAGCCGCGCCGGACTCGACCTGCTTCGGTTCGCTGATCAGATGGAACTGGTTGACGAGCGAATCTTGCCAAACGACCGGCTGATCGAACTCGAGGGCCAGTTCATCCTTCTTGTCCGAGGTGAAATAAGCCTTTTGTAGATTCGGTGGATTGATCGGCTGTTTAAACGGTTTGCCGTAGAGATGCGTTTCGACTTGCGGCTGGATGAGCCGGGCGAACTCCGCATAACCGGCAGCGGGAAAGTGGCAGCCGCCCGGCGGCTTCACGCCGCAGGTCGACATGATGCTGAGGTTGGAAAACAGCCCCGGCATGTTGCGTTGCACTTCGCGCAGGCGGTTGTCGGAACCGTTAATTCCCATCGAGCATGACTTCGGCCAGATTTGGAACGTGAAGTAATGCTCGACGTTCGGAAAATCGCTCTTCCAGCTGCCGGCCAGGTCGACAAAGAACTGCTGATACGTTTCAAAGCCGTAAGTGCCGGTCGGGCCGTCCGATCCCTGATCGCTTTCGCCCTGATGCCAGATAATGCCCCGCACGCCGTGCGTCAGCCGAGCTTCTTGCACCCGCCATAGCAGACGGCCGTAGATCGTTTTGATGTCGGTCGGATCCTCGTCGTTCCGAATGTGCTGATCGATCCGTGTGCCGCCGACGGCGCCGTTGATGATGCAGATCGGCATCTTCCGGCTCTCGACCAATCGCCGGCCGAGTTCCATGCCCCAGAAACCGATCTCGGCTTTGCCGCCCGGCGCGCGAGCTTCGGCGGGTGCCCATTTTTTCAATCGCGAGCCCGGTCCGCCGTCGGTAGCACCGAAAGTGCGAACCCATTCGTTTGGTACCAGCGGGTTTTCTTTGCCGAAGTCATTGGCTACCGCATTCGATTGGCCCGTGATGATGAAGGCATCGCCGCAGACGATGTTCGTCGCCGTGTGCAGGACCTTCTCTTCGCCCTTCTGCTTCACGCCGAACTCGGTGCGGTATTTCACCAGGCCCGCTTTGATCTTGGCCGTGAGTCCATATTGCTTCTCAGGAGTGACGCGAGCATTGAGCGTGTCGACCAATTTGTCGTCGGCATAGATTCGTAGGAATGCAACTTCGGCTGGCTCCAGCAGCGTGCCGGCGTAAACGATCGTTCCTTCCGCGCTCGCGCCCTCGCGAGCAATGAATTGTCCATCCTCGGGCTGTTCACGTTCGGCAATTGGCTGCGGCAGCCATTTGTCTTTTTCCTGCGGCTGGGTGACGCGAATCTCGGTCGTCTTCACCACCGGCTCGCCGCCGTTGCTCACGGCCAGCTTGATTCGCAGCAAGCCATCGCCTTGAGCTCGCTTCAGCTGCAGTTTGTCGCTGGCTTGCTTGATGACCGCAACATCGTCGGCCGACCATTGGAATTC is drawn from Anatilimnocola floriformis and contains these coding sequences:
- a CDS encoding DUF2341 domain-containing protein, with translation MLRAALFVGLVVWSLLPSIGFAQAKSEPYQDWKQRGEFWLLTTPEGAHLPAEAVCENFPVLVRLHRDFFDFKQAQPQGEDIRFATSSGESIAHQIEEWNADQGTASVWVRVPKITGNARQMLRMFWGNAAAKSESNGAAVFNSSNGYVAAWHMNEPANDAVGTLTTTDTGTTASQGMIGSSRHFLPGKGLTAGEKIESLPQGSESHSTEAWFRAEKPNVLIVSWGNEHAKGKVVVQYRSPPHAHVDCYFSGGNVNGAIPLSTGDWHHVVHTYEKGEAKLYVNGQLDVTNKGQGPPLEIKRPARLWIGGWYNNYQFTGDIDEVRISSVVRSAEWIKLQFENQKPQQTLVGPLVQTGDAFSVSTEKLEIGEGKTADVSVKAGGAQKIYWILKRGEQESLVATDRFAHTFAAGRVTGDSKAQLIVRAVYPSEVKSKTIDISIREAIAEPQFTLDVPATWNGRKPLEIAPKISNADAVKQAGVPLEFQWSADDVAVIKQASDKLQLKRAQGDGLLRIKLAVSNGGEPVVKTTEIRVTQPQEKDKWLPQPIAEREQPEDGQFIAREGASAEGTIVYAGTLLEPAEVAFLRIYADDKLVDTLNARVTPEKQYGLTAKIKAGLVKYRTEFGVKQKGEEKVLHTATNIVCGDAFIITGQSNAVANDFGKENPLVPNEWVRTFGATDGGPGSRLKKWAPAEARAPGGKAEIGFWGMELGRRLVESRKMPICIINGAVGGTRIDQHIRNDEDPTDIKTIYGRLLWRVQEARLTHGVRGIIWHQGESDQGSDGPTGTYGFETYQQFFVDLAGSWKSDFPNVEHYFTFQIWPKSCSMGINGSDNRLREVQRNMPGLFSNLSIMSTCGVKPPGGCHFPAAGYAEFARLIQPQVETHLYGKPFKQPINPPNLQKAYFTSDKKDELALEFDQPVVWQDSLVNQFHLISEPKQVESGAAVGNKLTLKLKAPSKATQVTYLDSAAWNPDNLLIGANGIAALTFCEAAIER